In a genomic window of Ignavibacteria bacterium:
- a CDS encoding T9SS type A sorting domain-containing protein: protein MRLKLFASLSFLFFLNLSLFSQQKYIADQIIVKISADEFPNFSPKSKNGVLETGISTIDELNRKYQINSIEPFLKFKPKDTELDKEFGLSRIFVFNFPSFLNPKFISNEFSKLDVVESAEPNYVYSTTSYPNDPNYQKQWAHENRGQVIPLGGGAPVGTPGVDIETRKAWTITIGSRDLILAILDTGLDYHHPEFAGRIIPGYDFKYGDDDPMDDDGHGTVMFGIAAATGNNNIGMAGVDWNCRLLPVKVIGKGTGSEQSVSNGVIFAADSGAKVISMSWGSTTNSGYLKSAIDYAYAKGCVLFGSRGNWNDTASFYPASYTNVMAVGALSPCDGRKTFSTCDGENWASNYGIDLDFLAPGTRIFSTDMIGQLGYSPNEYFQFANGTSAATPHAAGVAALILSLNPFLSQDSIRNLMRYSCIDLGSDGFDLETGYGRLNAFRTVKNISKQKLFAGPNKIIFSETEVGTTKDLYLDFYNNTDASRSISLNFSDSGYAADRNNFTVLKDRFEIVKIQFHPTRTGKFTSILSCNAGDTTIIILIEGNAVYYPKVSLSSSSLHFNLNNTDSTKTSLIINNSGLADLSWKLNGVNFENSFTRSYPEHYYTKLKRKGEPDTRVGIRQTEKSGGIDKFGYWWITNEHSKGPSYSFTDISTTGTKINLLQVNSNLPAKDEGFGIIDLPFDFIFYGFTFNKTVVSSNGFITFNFYFFEESSINYPIPSFNRPDAIISPFWTDLDGTKKGDIYYQQIDDKFIIQWNNWDYWPSSNGDLTFQIILFSNSSKVQFVYSKINSTWNFETIGIENFDGNDGLEIAFNTSFIKNNLLLEIDLFLSSNPISGNILPMSSQPIFLTAKSKGLKSDVYHTEILLSTNDPNNIEIKIPATVSISTNISDKNDIPDKFVLYQNYPNPFNGVTSIVYLVPRKKHVLLKVYDVLGREVATLVDEIKDAGFYHFPFSILHYPLRSSVYFYQLKAGNRVETKKMVYLK from the coding sequence ATGAGATTAAAGCTTTTCGCTTCTCTTTCTTTTCTCTTTTTTCTGAATCTTTCTCTCTTTTCACAACAGAAATATATTGCTGACCAGATCATAGTCAAAATCTCTGCCGATGAATTCCCAAATTTTTCGCCAAAATCAAAAAATGGAGTTCTCGAAACCGGAATAAGCACCATTGATGAGCTAAATAGAAAATATCAAATCAATTCCATCGAACCGTTCTTAAAATTCAAACCAAAAGATACTGAGCTTGATAAAGAATTTGGCTTATCGAGAATTTTTGTCTTTAACTTCCCGAGTTTTCTAAACCCAAAATTTATTTCCAATGAATTCAGCAAGCTTGACGTTGTTGAATCGGCTGAACCAAATTATGTTTATTCCACAACTTCATATCCAAATGATCCTAATTATCAAAAACAATGGGCTCACGAGAATCGTGGACAGGTCATTCCGTTGGGGGGCGGCGCTCCGGTTGGAACACCTGGTGTTGATATCGAAACAAGAAAAGCGTGGACAATCACTATAGGATCAAGAGATTTAATTCTTGCGATTTTAGATACTGGACTTGACTACCATCATCCGGAATTTGCCGGCAGGATAATTCCAGGATATGATTTTAAATACGGCGACGATGATCCTATGGACGACGATGGACATGGAACAGTGATGTTTGGAATTGCTGCCGCAACAGGCAATAACAATATCGGAATGGCAGGTGTAGATTGGAATTGCCGTCTTCTGCCAGTCAAAGTAATTGGCAAAGGAACGGGTTCAGAACAATCTGTATCGAATGGAGTTATTTTTGCTGCAGACAGCGGAGCAAAAGTAATTTCGATGAGCTGGGGAAGTACGACAAATTCCGGTTATCTTAAATCGGCAATCGATTATGCTTATGCAAAAGGTTGTGTGTTATTTGGTTCGCGAGGCAATTGGAACGATACTGCATCGTTTTATCCTGCTTCATATACAAATGTTATGGCAGTGGGCGCTTTAAGTCCATGCGATGGAAGAAAAACTTTTTCAACTTGCGATGGAGAGAACTGGGCAAGCAATTACGGTATCGATTTGGATTTTCTGGCACCTGGAACAAGAATTTTTTCAACTGACATGATAGGGCAGCTTGGCTACTCACCGAATGAATATTTTCAATTTGCAAACGGTACATCGGCAGCAACACCTCATGCCGCAGGAGTCGCAGCTTTGATTCTTTCACTTAATCCATTCTTGAGCCAGGATTCTATCCGAAATCTGATGAGATATTCATGTATCGATTTGGGTTCAGATGGATTCGATTTGGAAACAGGTTATGGAAGATTGAATGCATTTAGAACTGTAAAGAATATTTCAAAACAAAAACTATTTGCTGGCCCAAATAAAATTATTTTCTCGGAGACTGAAGTTGGAACAACCAAAGATTTATATTTAGATTTTTACAATAACACAGATGCCTCCAGATCAATCTCCTTAAACTTTTCGGATTCAGGATATGCAGCTGATAGAAACAATTTTACAGTTTTGAAAGATCGTTTTGAGATTGTAAAAATCCAATTTCATCCGACACGGACCGGTAAATTTACTTCCATATTAAGCTGCAATGCCGGGGATACAACTATAATTATTCTAATAGAAGGAAATGCTGTCTATTATCCTAAGGTATCACTCTCATCCTCATCACTTCATTTTAATCTAAATAATACAGATTCAACAAAAACTTCCTTAATAATAAACAATTCTGGCCTTGCCGATCTAAGTTGGAAGCTCAATGGTGTTAATTTTGAAAATTCTTTTACTCGCTCATATCCAGAACATTATTACACAAAACTAAAACGAAAAGGGGAGCCCGATACACGTGTGGGAATAAGGCAAACTGAGAAATCTGGCGGGATTGATAAATTTGGTTATTGGTGGATAACGAACGAGCACTCTAAAGGTCCTTCTTACAGCTTTACAGATATTTCAACCACTGGAACGAAAATCAATCTGCTTCAGGTTAATTCCAATCTTCCAGCCAAGGATGAGGGTTTTGGAATAATTGACCTTCCATTCGATTTTATTTTTTACGGTTTTACGTTTAACAAAACTGTGGTTTCGTCCAACGGATTTATTACGTTCAACTTTTATTTTTTTGAAGAGTCCAGTATTAATTATCCAATCCCGAGTTTTAATCGCCCGGATGCAATCATCTCTCCGTTTTGGACAGACTTAGACGGAACAAAAAAAGGGGATATTTATTATCAGCAGATTGATGATAAGTTTATTATTCAGTGGAACAATTGGGATTATTGGCCTTCGTCAAATGGAGATCTTACTTTTCAAATTATTCTTTTTTCAAATTCATCCAAAGTGCAATTTGTGTACAGTAAAATAAATTCAACTTGGAATTTTGAGACGATTGGAATAGAGAATTTTGACGGGAATGATGGATTGGAGATTGCTTTCAATACTAGTTTTATTAAAAATAATCTGCTTTTAGAAATCGACCTTTTCTTATCATCAAATCCAATTAGCGGAAATATTCTTCCTATGTCATCTCAGCCAATATTTCTAACTGCGAAGTCAAAGGGATTGAAGTCGGACGTTTATCATACAGAAATACTTCTATCAACAAATGATCCTAACAATATTGAGATTAAAATCCCAGCAACTGTTTCGATCTCAACGAACATTTCTGACAAGAATGATATACCGGATAAATTCGTATTGTATCAAAATTATCCGAATCCGTTTAATGGAGTAACTAGTATTGTGTATTTAGTACCGAGAAAAAAACATGTTCTATTGAAAGTTTATGATGTACTTGGACGTGAAGTTGCAACGCTTGTTGATGAAATTAAAGATGCTGGATTCTATCATTTTCCATTTTCAATTTTACATTATCCATTGCGCAGCTCCGTTTATTTCTATCAGCTCAAAGCCGGTAATCGCGTTGAGACGAAAAAAATGGTTTATCTCAAATAG
- a CDS encoding T9SS type A sorting domain-containing protein — protein sequence MIYIEPHKGSHAGTPYALRNYQQGAGYQGEYIYDPITFVGTRFWLTGDPVSGIGWYEGPGWPSTLYTTPRPDDGNRRMLISTHPFTFAVNDTQEVVIVIMAARGSSNLQGIEMLKNNFRQLNLQSYSGLLTSVGETTTSRNYSFVLHQNFPNPFNSRTMIRYVIPTLETQNAMTLPKVTLKIYDVLGREIKTLVNEPKPLGEYEIELNASGFASGVYFYKLEAGKYSATKKLILLR from the coding sequence ATGATATATATAGAGCCGCATAAAGGTTCCCATGCTGGAACTCCTTATGCTCTGAGGAATTATCAACAGGGAGCCGGATATCAGGGTGAATATATCTATGATCCAATTACATTTGTAGGAACTCGATTTTGGTTAACTGGCGATCCTGTTAGTGGAATTGGGTGGTATGAGGGACCTGGTTGGCCATCTACGTTATACACGACACCTCGCCCCGATGATGGAAACAGAAGAATGCTCATATCAACTCATCCATTTACATTTGCTGTAAATGATACACAAGAGGTTGTAATTGTAATTATGGCAGCACGCGGCAGCAGTAATCTTCAAGGAATTGAAATGCTAAAAAATAATTTTCGTCAATTAAATCTACAATCTTATTCTGGCTTATTAACTAGCGTAGGTGAAACAACAACTTCGAGAAATTATTCTTTTGTTCTACACCAAAACTTCCCCAATCCATTCAATTCAAGAACAATGATTCGATACGTAATTCCAACATTAGAGACACAAAACGCAATGACTCTACCAAAAGTTACATTAAAGATCTACGATGTTCTTGGCAGAGAAATAAAAACTCTGGTTAACGAACCCAAACCGTTAGGGGAATATGAAATTGAACTTAATGCGAGCGGATTTGCGAGTGGAGTTTACTTTTACAAATTGGAAGCAGGAAAATATTCTGCTACTAAAAAATTAATTCTTTTAAGATAA
- a CDS encoding T9SS type A sorting domain-containing protein, translated as MNLTFVRVMIITFISFEISSSQSITFQRTFRISDKQIGYSIQQTNDLGYIISATSLNNLLLTKIDSLGNQKWTQSFPGLNQLNLTRSFAQLTRDSGFILTGAVNRESNWDISLIKTDKNGTVIWSKFIGTPKNEMSYFVTQTSDNGFVIAGSIQNSTWDLYFVKTDMNGDTLWSYSIDFGKNDFGWSALELDDDGYIFIGSMSISITQSKLIALKLDHSGNLLWVRKYSMNASSNVGYSSQRLGNGSILIHGGSSIITADTKGYPKEIISTGYKGMSVKQTSDGGFIMLTSTNLFKYDKYGSLQWRNDFFYWGYLIGYISANYVEQAQDGGFIITGSYAHGSSIQIFVVKTDSLGRYKRIIVLAPNGGEQLQANSIFKIKWQHTFAKFVTIQFQTNEDGKWHTIVQNFPADSLSYNWTIPHINERGALLRITDVNDGSSFDESNGHFKIFIPSSVDGNYSINEFSLYQNFPNPFNSRTLIRYVIPTQETQNAMTLPQVTLKIYDVLGRELQTLVDEPKPPGEYEIELDAIGFASGVYFYKLQVNNRFISKKMIILQ; from the coding sequence ATGAACCTCACATTCGTCAGAGTTATGATAATAACCTTTATCTCTTTTGAGATTTCTTCTTCTCAATCTATTACCTTTCAAAGAACTTTCAGAATCAGCGACAAGCAAATAGGATATTCAATTCAACAAACAAATGATTTGGGTTATATCATATCGGCTACTTCGCTAAATAATCTATTGTTAACAAAAATAGATTCGCTAGGAAATCAAAAGTGGACACAATCTTTCCCAGGATTAAATCAATTGAATTTAACCCGATCATTCGCACAATTAACTCGTGACAGTGGTTTTATTTTAACGGGCGCTGTGAATCGGGAAAGTAATTGGGATATCTCCTTAATTAAAACCGATAAGAATGGAACTGTTATCTGGTCAAAATTTATTGGAACGCCTAAGAACGAGATGAGCTACTTTGTTACGCAAACTTCAGACAATGGATTTGTAATTGCCGGCTCAATTCAAAATTCAACATGGGATCTTTACTTCGTTAAAACCGACATGAATGGCGATACGCTTTGGTCATATAGTATTGACTTTGGAAAAAACGACTTCGGGTGGAGCGCATTAGAACTAGATGATGATGGGTATATTTTTATTGGATCGATGTCCATTAGCATAACTCAGTCCAAATTAATTGCATTAAAACTTGATCACAGCGGAAATCTTCTTTGGGTAAGAAAATATTCAATGAATGCTTCGAGTAATGTTGGTTATTCATCTCAGAGATTGGGCAACGGGTCGATACTAATTCACGGCGGAAGTTCAATTATTACCGCCGATACTAAAGGTTATCCCAAAGAAATAATTTCAACCGGTTATAAAGGAATGTCTGTTAAACAAACTTCAGACGGCGGCTTCATTATGCTGACATCTACAAATCTTTTTAAATATGACAAATATGGAAGCTTACAATGGCGCAATGATTTTTTTTATTGGGGGTACTTGATTGGCTATATTTCAGCAAATTACGTTGAACAGGCTCAAGACGGCGGATTTATTATTACAGGTTCTTATGCACACGGTTCAAGTATTCAGATCTTTGTTGTTAAAACAGATTCGCTCGGCAGATATAAAAGAATAATTGTTCTTGCACCAAACGGAGGCGAGCAATTGCAGGCAAATAGCATATTTAAAATTAAATGGCAGCATACATTTGCTAAATTTGTTACAATTCAATTTCAAACAAATGAGGATGGAAAATGGCATACTATAGTACAAAACTTTCCTGCCGATTCATTGAGTTACAACTGGACAATTCCTCATATAAACGAACGTGGCGCTCTATTAAGAATAACCGATGTGAACGATGGCAGTAGTTTTGATGAAAGTAATGGACATTTTAAAATCTTTATCCCATCAAGCGTAGATGGAAATTATTCGATAAATGAATTTTCCCTTTATCAAAACTTTCCCAATCCTTTTAATTCAAGAACATTGATTCGATATGTAATTCCAACACAAGAGACGCAAAATGCAATGACTTTACCACAAGTTACATTAAAGATCTATGATGTTCTTGGCAGAGAATTACAAACTCTGGTCGATGAACCTAAACCGCCAGGTGAATATGAAATTGAACTTGATGCAATTGGATTCGCGAGTGGAGTGTATTTTTACAAACTACAAGTCAACAATAGATTCATTTCTAAGAAAATGATTATATTACAGTAG